A segment of the Candidatus Protochlamydia naegleriophila genome:
ACACAAGCAGGTTTTAAAGAATCGATTCGAAAGATCTATCTGCAAAGTTGCAAGCACTTAGATGAAAATCAACTGATGCAGGCTTTTAAATCATTCACAACACTTACCGAGCTAGACTTAGGCGATACATTCATAACGGGCGACTGCCTAGTCAACACAGGTTTTAAACCAGCACTTCAAAAGCTTTACTTAATGCGTTGCAGGCATCTCAATGAGGAATTTTTAGATCAATCTTTTAGTCAGTTCCAGAACCTAATAACTCTCAGACTTGCCAGTACGGCAATAACTGCCTCATGCTTTATTAAAAGCAGATTTAATCGCACGCTACTTGAATTAGATTTAGATCATTGCTGGCAATTAAATGAAGATTTCCTATCCCCCTCGCTGAGCCAGCTTATGCATCTAAACAAACTCACCATGAATAATACAGAGATCAATGGCTCAAGCTTAATCAACATAGGTTTTAGGAAGTATCTTAAAGAGCTCTCTTTGCAGAATTGCAAACAATTGAATGAACAAAATCTAGCTCAAGCCTTTTCAAACATGACAGAGCTGATTGACTTGAACTTGCAAAGTACCGACATAACCGCCTCTTGCTTGTTGGAGGCCGGGTTCAGTCGCACTCTTCGGTCTCTCAATCTCTCTTTTTGCCCCTCTCTTTGCGACCATCTATTTGCACAAGTACATCTGCGAATGAATAGAAAACTGACGTTTACAAAATTAGCTCCCTTAACCTTAGATCTAACCAAAACTAAACGAAAAGAACGCTTATTTTCCTTTAATAACAAACCCTTGATCGAAGTGGATTAAAAAAAGTCTGGGAAGATTTTAAGCCGGATCCTGTCAGCTAACAAATGTTAGCTTAGTAATCATTCATCTAGGGATGCCGTCACCGACATCCTCAAGCGACTCTTAAGGGCTCTGCGGAGTCAGAAAACGCCCTTGTTGGCCTTGCTTCGGATAGGGTTTGCCACCGTTTGAGTCTCCTCAAATCAGGCATCGCTCATAAAACGATGCATTTCACCCTGTTTGCCAAGAACAAAGTTCTTGGCAACGGAATATTTTCTGTTGCACTTTCCGTAGCCTTACGACCCCCAGTCTTTCACTGGTATCCTCTCCTGTGAAGTCCAGACTTTCCTCTCCCCTTCCTTGCAGAAGGGCAGCGATTACCTCTCTTCCCAGACAACGCGAATTTTTGACGAACAGTCAACCAATAATTGCATTGGTTGACTTGTATGGAATGTGCGAATTAAGCCGATTTAGTCGTACGACGGCGGCGCTGCTTCGTTGCCACAACTGTATCTTCTAAAGCCTTGCTTTCTTGCCAGTAATGGATGCGAGAACAATGTTCACAGAAAACCAAGCGCTCACCTTTGCGCACAAGGTTCTCATGCTGCGCTGTCAACATAATATGGCACCCGCTGCAACAGCGACTTTCTAAAGGCACTACAACACGATCTTTCTTATTGCGTAAAAGGCGCTCGTAGATTTGAAATACTTCTGAATCGGCTTGTTCAACCAATTCATCGCGCTCAGCCTTAAGAACTTTTCCTTCTTCATTGATCTGATGAATGCTTTCGTGAATTTCTGTCTCAACAACCTTAGAGCTGTCTACTGTCGTGTCTGAGGCTTCATTCAAGCTCTTGAGCATATCTTCTTCAGCCGCTAATTTATCGTATAAATCACTTAAACGCTGTTCTTTAGCAACGCGTTCGCGGTCAGCACCAGAAATTTCATGGGTAATGGCATTGTATTCGTCGACTTTCTTAATGGCATTCTGCTGAGATTCCAATTTTTTAATCTTCGCCAAGACTTCAGCATGTTCGCCTTCTGTCAAGCGAATCATCTTTTTCATTTCCAAAATTTCGGTTTCTTTATCGGTCACGCGGTGACGAAGGGATTCTTTGCTATGATTGATATGATCTAATTCTTTCTGCCTTTGTCTTTTCAAATGCATCAACTGAATCATCTTCATATCTAATTCTTGTATTTCTAAAATCACTTTAAGGGCATCTAGCATAGTTTTTCCTTAAGGTAAAGGTGAGATTCTCTCATCTGTTTTATACACAAAACGCCTGAAAATTAATTTTCGGCTGCTTCAGGCTTTGCAATTAAACAATCGTAATGGATGCTATACGACTTATATAGGAATCGTTACGATCGTTTAAATTCAGGAGCTTCAGCGTTTGTCCGAAAGCCAAATTTCGGGTGTTTTGTGTATAATACATCTCCTTTGCATCACTGACAAGAGGGCTAAAACCGTCACTAATTAAACGAAGAGATGGATTAACAGGTTAAATTGAACGCTTGAGCTATCTCATTAAAAAGGGTTTATGAAAAAAAAGAAAGCAGCAAGTAATGCCGCTAAATTATAAATGATATAAATACCATATCTTGTTGGGGGTTAATATTCAATTAAAATATCCTTAGAAGATCTCCTCAAACTTTTGCTAAAAAATTTCTGGCTCTATTCTCCTCTTCTCCAAGCCCAAACCTTTCCTTTTTAAGTTCTCCAGAAGTATCTAGTAAGCCCAAGTTTTTTGTTGACACAGATTTCGTCACATGTCAATACATGAGTGGTATTGACAAACGTGAAATCGTCTAGATTGACACAATCTAGCCATTTAAAGCTTGTCAACACCTCTACAGAAGTGACTTCATAGTTTGGCTTTGGACTGCAAAAACATTAATTGGTAAACGACCGTTTTTTTATTCCTAAGCCGTTCCCTCAGAAAGTTTTGACGAAGTCAAAAATCCAATCTTTGGAGCCACTTCGCTATAGTAACCAAGCGTTCAGATTATAGTAAGCATTTTAAACCAGTTACCCCTGAGGTCTATCATGTTAACCAAAAAAGATTCTCCTAAAAACACACCAAAAATGAC
Coding sequences within it:
- the cdsZ gene encoding zinc ribbon domain regulatory protein CdsZ, whose amino-acid sequence is MLDALKVILEIQELDMKMIQLMHLKRQRQKELDHINHSKESLRHRVTDKETEILEMKKMIRLTEGEHAEVLAKIKKLESQQNAIKKVDEYNAITHEISGADRERVAKEQRLSDLYDKLAAEEDMLKSLNEASDTTVDSSKVVETEIHESIHQINEEGKVLKAERDELVEQADSEVFQIYERLLRNKKDRVVVPLESRCCSGCHIMLTAQHENLVRKGERLVFCEHCSRIHYWQESKALEDTVVATKQRRRRTTKSA